Genomic window (Vicinamibacterales bacterium):
CCGGCAAGCCGGTGGCGGTGTTCCGCACCCATCCCTGGGCCCCCCGCGTCCTCATCGCCAACGCCCTGCTGGTGCCCGCGTGGGCCACCTGGGACGTCTTCCGCGATCTCGAGGACCGCGGCCTGACGATGTACGGGCAGATGACGGCGGGCAGCTGGATCTATATAGGTACACAGGGCATTCTCCAGGGTACATACGAGACGCTCGCGGAACTGGGCCGGCGGCATTTCGGCGGCTCGCTCTCGGGCCGCGTCGTCGTCACCGCCGGCCTCGGCGGCATGGGCGGCGCGCAGCCCCTGGCGGTGACGATGAACGGCGGGATCGCGCTGGTGATCGAGGTGGACCCCGAACGGATTCAGCGCCGGCTCGCCACCCGCTACGTCGACGAGCGGGCGCGGTCGCTCGAGGCGGCGCTGGCGCGGGTCGAGGAATGCCGCGCCGCGCGGCAGCCGCGGTCGATCGCGGTCGAAGGCAACGCCGCGGACGCGCTGCCGGACATCGTCCGCCGCGGCGTGGCCGTCGACGTCGTCACCGATCAGACCTCCGCGCACGACGCGCTGAACGGCTACGTGCCCGACGGCCTGCCGCTCGCCGATGCGGTCGCCCTGCGGCGCAGCGATCCGGACGAGTACGTGCGCCGATCGACGGCGGCGATGGGCCGGCACGTCCGCGCGATGCTGGCGCTGCAGGCGCGCGGCGCCGTCGCCTTCGATTACGGCAACAACATCCGCGCCCAGGCCGAGAAGGCCGGCGTGACCGATGCGTTCCGCATCCCCGGCTTCGTGCCGGAATACATCCGGCCGCTCTTCTGCCGCGGCAAGGGCCCGTTCCGCTGGGCCGCGCTGTCGGGTGATCCCGCAGACATCGCCGCCACCGATCGCCTCGCGCTCGAGATGTTCGCCGACAACGAGCCGCTCTGCCGCTGGATCCGGCTCGCCGCCGAACGGGTGGCGTTCCAGGGGCTGCCGGCGCGGATCTTCTGGCTCGGCTACGGCGAGCGGGCGCGCTTCGGCCTGGCATTGAACGATCTCGTCCGCCGCGGCGTCGTCTCGGCGCCGATCGTGATCGGCCGGGATCATCTCGATACCGGCTCGGTCGCCTCGCCGAACCGCGAAACCGAAGGGATGCGCGACGGTTCCGACGCGATCGCCGACTGGCCGGTCCTGAACGCGCTGCTCAACACCGCGTCCGGCGCGACCTGGGTGTCCGTGCACCACGGCGGCGGCGTCGGCATCGGCTATTCATTGCACGCCGGGATGGTCGTCGTCGCCGACGGCACCCGCGAGGCTGACGAAAAACTGCAGCGCGTGCTGACGGGCGATCCGGGCAGCGGCGTGGTGCGCCACGCCGACGCGGGGTATCCGGACGCCGTCGCCACCGCCCTCGAAAACGGCATCGA
Coding sequences:
- the hutU gene encoding urocanate hydratase — protein: MNTLSRHVSAPRGATISCKGWPQEAALRMLMNNLDPAVAERPDDLIVYGGSGRAARSWDAFDAIVATLRRLEHDETLLIQSGKPVAVFRTHPWAPRVLIANALLVPAWATWDVFRDLEDRGLTMYGQMTAGSWIYIGTQGILQGTYETLAELGRRHFGGSLSGRVVVTAGLGGMGGAQPLAVTMNGGIALVIEVDPERIQRRLATRYVDERARSLEAALARVEECRAARQPRSIAVEGNAADALPDIVRRGVAVDVVTDQTSAHDALNGYVPDGLPLADAVALRRSDPDEYVRRSTAAMGRHVRAMLALQARGAVAFDYGNNIRAQAEKAGVTDAFRIPGFVPEYIRPLFCRGKGPFRWAALSGDPADIAATDRLALEMFADNEPLCRWIRLAAERVAFQGLPARIFWLGYGERARFGLALNDLVRRGVVSAPIVIGRDHLDTGSVASPNRETEGMRDGSDAIADWPVLNALLNTASGATWVSVHHGGGVGIGYSLHAGMVVVADGTREADEKLQRVLTGDPGSGVVRHADAGYPDAVATALENGIDMPMLGTNR